The proteins below come from a single Kosakonia sp. SMBL-WEM22 genomic window:
- the nepI gene encoding purine ribonucleoside efflux pump NepI, with protein MSEQSMAQSSADPVTRPNWSAVFAVAFCVACLITVEFLPVSLLTPMALDLGVSEGLAGQTVTVTAFVAMFASLFITSIIRTTDRRYVVFAFALLLTLSCLLVSFATSFTLLLIGRACLGLALGGFWAMSASLTMRLVPMRTVPKALSVIFGAVSIALVIAAPLGSFLGGIIGWRNVFNGAALMGVACIIWVWMALPSLPGQTEQHQNMFGLLKRPGVTAGMLAIFMVFAGQFSFFTYIRPVYTTLAGFSVDGLTLVLLSFGIASFVGTSFSSVVMKRSVKMTLALAPLTLAISALVLILWGNDKVVAAGIAIVWGLGFALIPVGWSTWITRTLADQAEKAGSIQVAVIQLANTCGAAIGGFALDHYGLLSPLMLSGGLMLLTALLVAAKVKVKSA; from the coding sequence ATGAGTGAGCAAAGTATGGCGCAATCTTCAGCCGATCCGGTCACGCGGCCGAACTGGTCCGCCGTTTTCGCCGTGGCCTTCTGTGTAGCATGCTTGATCACCGTTGAGTTTCTGCCGGTCAGCCTGCTGACGCCAATGGCGTTGGATCTGGGTGTCTCCGAAGGGCTTGCCGGGCAAACCGTCACCGTGACCGCCTTTGTGGCGATGTTCGCCAGCCTCTTTATCACCAGCATCATTCGCACCACCGACCGCCGCTATGTGGTCTTCGCCTTTGCGCTGCTGCTGACCCTCTCCTGCCTGCTGGTCTCGTTTGCCACCAGTTTTACCCTGCTGTTAATCGGGCGTGCCTGTCTTGGGCTGGCGCTCGGCGGCTTCTGGGCGATGTCCGCCTCGCTGACCATGCGTTTAGTGCCGATGCGCACGGTGCCGAAAGCGCTGTCGGTTATCTTTGGCGCGGTGTCGATTGCGCTGGTGATTGCCGCGCCGCTGGGCAGTTTTCTTGGCGGGATTATCGGCTGGCGTAACGTCTTTAACGGCGCAGCGCTGATGGGCGTGGCCTGCATTATCTGGGTGTGGATGGCGCTGCCGTCGCTGCCCGGGCAGACCGAGCAGCATCAGAATATGTTTGGCCTGCTGAAACGCCCCGGCGTTACGGCGGGGATGCTGGCGATTTTTATGGTTTTCGCCGGGCAGTTCTCCTTCTTTACCTACATTCGCCCGGTCTATACGACCCTCGCCGGATTCAGTGTTGATGGGCTGACGCTGGTGCTGCTCAGTTTCGGTATCGCCAGCTTTGTCGGTACCTCGTTCTCGTCGGTGGTGATGAAGCGCTCGGTGAAAATGACGCTGGCCCTTGCGCCGCTGACGCTGGCGATAAGCGCGCTGGTGCTGATTTTGTGGGGCAACGATAAGGTCGTGGCGGCAGGAATTGCCATTGTCTGGGGGCTGGGCTTCGCCCTGATTCCGGTGGGCTGGTCAACGTGGATCACCCGTACCCTTGCCGACCAGGCAGAGAAGGCTGGTTCAATTCAGGTGGCGGTTATTCAATTGGCGAATACCTGCGGCGCGGCGATTGGCGGTTTCGCCCTCGATCATTACGGACTGCTCTCGCCGTTAATGCTCTCCGGCGGCCTGATGCTGCTCACCGCGCTGCTGGTGGCGGCCAAAGTGAAGGTCAAATCAGCCTAA
- a CDS encoding DUF1198 domain-containing protein, with product MIWLMLATLVVVFVIGFRVLTSDSRRAIRRLTDRLNIQPVPVESMIDQMGKTAGNEFLRYLARPDEAHLQNAAQLLLIWQVAIVDSGEQNFHYWHRLMQKARLAAPITDAQLRLVLGFLREIDPDKAELSNFQMRYNALFAPQEGVYWLQ from the coding sequence ATGATCTGGTTGATGCTGGCCACGCTGGTGGTGGTCTTTGTGATTGGTTTTCGGGTGTTAACCTCCGATTCCCGCCGTGCGATCCGCCGTCTTACCGATCGGCTGAATATTCAACCCGTGCCGGTGGAGTCGATGATTGATCAGATGGGCAAAACCGCAGGCAACGAATTTCTGCGCTACTTAGCGCGTCCCGATGAGGCGCACCTGCAAAACGCGGCGCAGCTGCTGCTGATCTGGCAGGTGGCGATTGTCGATAGCGGTGAGCAAAATTTTCACTACTGGCACCGTCTGATGCAGAAAGCGCGGCTTGCGGCACCGATTACCGATGCGCAATTACGCCTGGTGCTCGGCTTTCTGCGTGAAATCGATCCGGATAAAGCCGAACTGAGCAATTTCCAGATGCGCTATAACGCGCTCTTCGCCCCGCAAGAGGGTGTCTACTGGCTGCAGTGA